From Periophthalmus magnuspinnatus isolate fPerMag1 chromosome 6, fPerMag1.2.pri, whole genome shotgun sequence:
taaaaatgaaaaggttTATTGACATTTCAAAAAGTGTTTATTCTTAAAACAATTTTTGTTAAATGTGTCTCTATAACAATTCTACCTTAGTATGACATAGACATGTTATTCTGATCTCATATGTTATACAACTCGTGTGTGTGACCTGCAGTACTGGTCATACAAACCTATTTGACTCCGGTCACTGCTAATACCCTTTGCCTGCCCATGGCACTAGCCTTCaagatacattaaaaatacatttctttgtctgaagtatataaaaaatgtgcagttattatgttatgttaatgtCAGTGTGACCCTTCAGAATGAAAAATTATTTAGAGAACCAACCAATTTCAAGGCAATCTGATTGGTGGCTGAGCTCAGCCAATAGGAGAGGAGCTTTTGACCGGCAGTACCTCACCCATATGTATAAAAGTCCAGCTGTTCCCCCAACCTTCCACAGCCTCACGCCCATTGCCCCTGGTGGATTTCTGAGCTGGGAGCCATGGCAGTCAGACTTGTAGGTCTTAGTCTTCTTGCAGTGATATTGTTGGGTAGTCTAGCAACTGCACAGTATTTTAAACCCGTGGACCCTCAGCATCCTCAGCAACCTAAGGTTCCCCAGAACGTCCAGCCACCCGCATACCCCCGACCACCCCAACAGCAATCTAACCCCACCTACCCCCAGGTCCAAGGACACCTGCCGTCTTCACAGAAGCCTAATCAGCCTCCTCAGGTGAGCTCTCCTTATATTCCGAAACCTCAAGTACCGCAGGGCCCACAAAAACCTGTACCACAAGACCCGCACAAGCCTCAGAATCCCCAGTACCCCCAGAACCCCCAGCACCCCCAGAACCCCCAGAACCCCCAGTACCCCCAGAACCCCCAGAACCCCCAGTACCCCCAGAACCCCCAGAACCCCCAGTACCCCCGGTACCCCCAGTACACCCAGCCCCCTCAGAAACCCCAGCACCCCCAGACACCCCAGAACCCCCAGAACACAAAGAATCCTCCAGGCCCGGAATTTTCAACATGTGAGGTGGACGCTCATTTAAAAATCCAGTGTGGGCTTCCTGGCATAACTGCATCGGAATGCCAGGCCATCAACTGCTGCTTTGATGGACAGATGTGCTATTACGGCATAGCTGGTGAGTGTTTCTCCTTGttctactttactactactactgaaaacatttgtaatGGCCATCTCTTTCAATAGTGACTCTGCAGTGCACAAAAGATGCCCAGGTCATTTTGGTAGTTGCTCGACATGCCACATTGCCCACCATCGACTTAGattccattcattttttggGAACTGGTCAGCACTGCCAAGCTGTTGGGACAACCTCCGCATTTGTCATCTATCAGTTCCCTGCTACAAGCTGTGGGACTACTGTGACAGTGAGTTACTCTGGAATCCTATTTTTATAAAgggaataggctctgtgcacaactgtTAGTGAGTGAGCTGCTGTGTACAGAGCCTATTATCATTACTTAACACAATATTTGGCAGGAGGACGAAAACGGGATAACTTACGAGAACCGAATGTCATCTTCTTATGAAGTTGCTGTTGGGCCATATGGAGCCATTACTAGGGACAGCCAATTTGAGTAAGTTggctatttttaataataataataataaaaaaaaaattcagaaatATGTAGAAACATGTAAATGCATTAAGGTGATGGGTTAAATAGCTAGTTTTAATTTTGGTATAGTTTTATTTGTAGCTTTGTTTTGGCTAAAAGGTTTAGTGTTGCAACCTTGAATAAATAGTGATATACTAAGAAAGACAGTACCATTGTTCACCTAGTATGTGTCTTCtatatgttgacttttatagtgtacagtttgtagttatttatttgtatgtttgtcatttatctatgttttttaaaatgtctgttgtgtactgcactctggtcaactttgttgtttttaaagtgcattagaaataaagttggattggattggattctAAAATTGGCATGTCTGTTTTAGCCTGATGTTCCAGTGCAGATACATTGGAACCACAGTGGAAGCTCTGGTACTGGAGGTGGCCACCCTCCCTGCTCCTTCCCCTGTGGCTGGTCCTGGTCCTCTGAATGTGGAGCTCAGGCTGGGCAATGGAAAATGTGTAGTAAAGGGCTGTGTGGAGGGTGGGTTCCATGGCTACTTTATTCTATCTGCTGTATGTCCTTATGTTGCTGCGGTGAGTAAGTTTGTGCTTGTCTGAACAGAGGATGTGGCCTACACCTCTTACTACACGGACAGTGAGTACCCAGTCACAAAGGTGCTCCGGGACCCCGTGTATGTGGAGGTGAGACTACTGGAGAGAACAGACCCAAACCTGGTGTTGACCCTTGGCCGCTGCTGGGCCACTTCCAGCCCTAACCCCCAGAGTCTCCCCCAGTGGGACTTGCTGGTTAATGGGTAAGATTAGAACATTAAAGtggaaccttttttttttcactgctaAACTGTGCATATAGTGTTTTAAttgcattatctactgttcctagtcatttttttggcaactttagtgcaaactagggaCATTTGCGTCTTTCTGGTCAAAACCCCCTAAATCTAAGAGTGTGCTGGCTCCCCCTGcatccaggtgtttctgatgatAAACACCTGGCTGAGGgtcagagtttgaagtgtagatacatgttagaccaatcactctgttccttatacctccagggcctgcccttcctcctctctcactctcctctttagtccttcaGGTACTGCTTAGTTTAgaagctctatttgaaatgtggttatgggtggagtttaggtgtttagtctcactttatgtctgcatttgttttgttcttaaatgtgtgtaatgtaggacTGCTTTCTTTTAATCTGGCAGCTGTCCTTACCAGGATGACCGTTACCAAACCACCCTGGTcaacgtggggccgtcctcaggGCTCAGTTTTCCCAGTCACTATAGGAGATTCATTTTCAAGATGTTTGCATTTGTTGCACATGAGTATACTGATCCAGCTAAGAAGATCCAACATGATGAGGTTTGGGTGCCTTTAAAAGAGAAGGTACAACTTAAAATCCTTCATGAAATGTACATCTAATGAAAATGTCATTGATacatgtattgttttattagGTGTACATCCACTGCAACACATCAGTGTGCACACCAAGTCTTCAAAACAACTGTGAACCTCGGTGCTTCAGAAAGAGTGAgtatttcacagtttttgttttgttattgatgTCATTAGAAAGATATTGCTCTTGCATGTGCATAACTTTGGATATTTAGTACAATagactaaatgtgtttgtacaaACAGGGAGAGACATTGCTGCATCAGTGAAGAGTGCCTCCAGAGCTGAAAACACTACTACCACAGTGACTAGTCAAGGCATCATCATTATGGATCAAAGACAAGAGCCGTAATTTTGTTATCATAAAATATATCGAGGCTGGGGTATTCAAGACAATTTAACTGGCTGTTTCCAGGCATATTGTTGAAACCCTAAAAATATAACCACAGAAacatatattataaataaattataacgcGATTGTGTCAGAATAGTATATTTCTAAAATTGTGgtaaatattacaaatattcTGTGATATATAACATGTAATGTCAAACTTGTTTTAGAATAAATAGTAAACAGAgtataataaatattgttatgAGTTTGTcattgtgtttatgtgtgaaaATACGCAATAAAAATACTGCACGTAGAGTTACTGAATAAACATCCAGCCT
This genomic window contains:
- the LOC117372321 gene encoding zona pellucida sperm-binding protein 4-like, whose protein sequence is MAVRLVGLSLLAVILLGSLATAQYFKPVDPQHPQQPKVPQNVQPPAYPRPPQQQSNPTYPQVQGHLPSSQKPNQPPQVSSPYIPKPQVPQGPQKPVPQDPHKPQNPQYPQNPQHPQNPQNPQYPQNPQNPQYPQNPQNPQYPRYPQYTQPPQKPQHPQTPQNPQNTKNPPGPEFSTCEVDAHLKIQCGLPGITASECQAINCCFDGQMCYYGIAVTLQCTKDAQVILVVARHATLPTIDLDSIHFLGTGQHCQAVGTTSAFVIYQFPATSCGTTVTEDENGITYENRMSSSYEVAVGPYGAITRDSQFDLMFQCRYIGTTVEALVLEVATLPAPSPVAGPGPLNVELRLGNGKCVVKGCVEEDVAYTSYYTDSEYPVTKVLRDPVYVEVRLLERTDPNLVLTLGRCWATSSPNPQSLPQWDLLVNGCPYQDDRYQTTLVNVGPSSGLSFPSHYRRFIFKMFAFVAHEYTDPAKKIQHDEVWVPLKEKVYIHCNTSVCTPSLQNNCEPRCFRKRRDIAASVKSASRAENTTTTVTSQGIIIMDQRQEP